GGGTCCTTGCAGGTCAGCGCCGCGTGGGCGACAGGTTCAGGGTCTGCGTCGGGGTCACGACGCCGTTCACCGGCTGGTCGTGCACCTCCCGCGGCAGGGAGTCGAGTATCTCGGAATCATAGATGACGGCGTAGACGGGCGGGCACTTCTCCATGGAGCCGATCGTCTTGTCGAAGTAGCCGCGACCCCAGCCCATCCGCATCCCCGAGCGGTCGACGGCCGCGGCAGGGACGATCATGAGGTCGACGTCGTTCACGGCGATCGGTCCCAGCACCTCGCCGGTCGGCTCGGGCAGACCGAACAGTCCTTCGGCGACGCGGTCGTCGTCGGTGGCGACGGCCCAGTCGAGCAGGCCGTCGGCCCGGGTGATCGGCAGCAGCACGCGGATGCCGCGGCGTACAGCCCTGGTCACGAACTCGCGGGTGCCCGGCTCGGTCGTGGTCGAGAGGAAGCACGAGATCGATCGTGCGCCGAGCTCGTCGACCAGCGCATCGAGGCGCGCGCCGATATCGGACGCCGCGGCATCGCGCTGCGACTCGGAGAGGAGCTGGCGGCGCTCACGCAGTTCGGCGCGCAGAGCGCGTTTCGCGTGTTCGACGTCGTTCGACATGGCTCTGAGTCTACGGCGGTGCCGACCGCTAGGCTGTGAGGATGGGTGAGCACAAGATCAAGGCCGTCATTCCCGCGGCAGGACTGGGGACGCGCTTCCTGCCTGCGACGAAGGCGATGCCGAAGGAGATGCTCCCTGTCGTCGACAAGCCGGCCATCCAGTACGTGGTGGAAGAGGCGGCGGACGCAGGGATCGATGACATCCTCGTCATCATCGGTCGCAACAAGAACGCGATCTCGAACCACTTCGACTCGGTCCCCGAGCTCGAGGTCAAGCTGCTGGAGAAGGGTGATGACGGTCGCCTCGCGAGCGTCATGAAGTCGAGCGACCTCGCCGACATCCACTTCGTGCGCCAGGGCGAGCCCAAGGGTCTCGGGCATGCCGTGCTGCGTGCCCGCACCCATGTCGGCGACAGCTCGTTCGCCGTGCTTCTCGGTGACGACCTCATCGACGAGCGCGACCCGCTGCTGACCGACATGATCGCCGAGCACGAGCGCAGCGGCGCCGCGGTCATCGCGCTGATGGAGGTCGACCCCGCCAGCATCCACATGTACGGTGCCGCCGCCGTCGAGTCGATCGAGGACTCGGAGAACGTCCGCGTGACCGGCCTCGTCGAGAAGCCCGCGCAGGAGGACGCCCCCTCGAACCTCGCCGTCATCGGCCGCTATGTGCTGCCGGCATCCGTCTTCGAGATCCTCGAGCGCACCGAGCCGGGCAAGGGCGGCGAGATCCAGCTGACCGACGCTCTGCAGGAGATGGCAGCAGACACCGATGGGCCCGGCGTCGTCGGAGTCATCTTCCGCGGCCGTCGTTACGACACCGGCGACCGCGTGGACTACATCAAGGCGATCGTGCAGCTCGCCTCCGACCGCGACGACCTCGGCCCGGAGTTGCGGCCCTGGCTCAAGGAGTTCGCGGAACGCCTCTAGGCGACTCTGCGGGCGTCGGGACGACTCATGGATCTGGCGACGGGAATGCGGCACGGACCGATCGAGCTTCGGCTCGTGCGAACGAAGGACGCCCGTCCGCTGCAGCACGAGCTGCTCGCGAACCGGTCGTGGTTGCAGCCGTGGGAGGCGACCGTCCCCTACGGCTCGGTGTCGTTCGACATGCGCCTCAGCATCCGTCGGCTGCTGCAGCAGTACAAGGACGGCTCGGGCTATCCCTTCGTCATGGAGTACGAGGGCGAGGTCGCCGGACAGCTGAACGTCTGGGGAGTGGCCCGCGGCTCGCTGTGCTCCGCGACAATCGGCTATTGGGTGAGCGAGCGGTTCGCCGGCCGGGGGATCACCCCGACGGCGGTGGCTCTCGCCACCGATGCCTGCTTCACCGAGTACGGCCTGCACCGGATGGAGATCTGCATCCGCCCGGAGAACGCGGCGAGCCTGCGCGTCGTTCAGAAGCTCGGGTTCCGCTACGAGGGGCTGCGGCGCCGCTACATCCACATCGACGGGGACTGGCGCGACCACTATGCGTTCTCGCTCACGCGCGAGGATGTGCCCCAGGGCGTGCTGGCCCGGTGGCTGAGCGGCCAGGTGCCGCCGGATGCCGCGACGGTGCCGCCGTCGGACCGTATCGCCCTCTGAGACCTCGGTTCGCACCCGTTCCGGATCGGACTCGCCGCGACACGCGCCGCCTGCGCGGCGCAGCGGCCCTCAGCGCTTACCGTTGACCCTATGGACGGGCCGGTGCTGAGTGGGGGAGTGATCGTCCTCGTCTCCGTGCTCCTGTGGATGCTCTATCTGCTGCCGTCGTGGCGCGGCCGCTACCAGTACAACGCCTCGGAGCGGAACGCCGTTCGTCTGAATCAGGCGCTGCGTGTCCTCGCCGAGACGAGCGAGACCCCCGGCGAGGTCCGCTTCGAGCTCAACGCGCGGACCGCGCTCGCGCAGCAGAAGCTCGCGAAGCGCGTGCAGTCCGAGCGGGAGTCCGCCGAACTCGAGGCCCTGCGGCAGGAACTCGCGGCGACGCGCGCCGACCCCGTGATCCGCCGCGCGCGGGCCCGTCGTCGTGTGCGGGTGGTGGCCACGAGTGCGCTTCTGCTCGGACTGGCCGTCGCCGGTCTCGGCGTCTGGCAGATCCTGGCATCCGGTGCGCAGACGCTCGCATGGATCGGCGGAGCGCTGGTCGTGATCGCCGGCGTGATGCTGCAGCGGATGGCATCCGTGGCGCAGCGCGCGGTCCGTCGTCCGCAGGTCGTCTCGGAACCCGTCCGGGAGCGCACCGCTCCCGAGCTGCACGATCAGGGGCGCGCGACCTGGACTCCGCGTCCGCTTCCCGAGCCGCTGGTCACCGTCGCCGGGTCGCGCGCGCAGGCCGCGCGTGCGGAGATCGAGGCGCAGGAGGAGCGTCGCAAGGCGGCCAGGGTCGCCGCGCTCCGCGAGCGGGCGGAGCAGATGTCCCCGGTCGCTCCTGTGCAGCTGCCGGCCGCGTCGTCGCCCTACGCGAAGATGGGCTTCGTCGACGATGCCGAGATCGAGGCGCACGTTCGTGAGCTTCTCTCGCGACGCGCTGCCGGCTGAGCATCGCGCGACGCGATCCGCCCCCGCGGCGTGATAGCGTAGAAGCCGTTCACGGGCCTATGGCGCAGTTGGTAGCGCGCCTCGTTCGCATCGAGGAGGTCAGGGGTTCGAATCCCCTTAGGTCCACCGAACAGAAAGCCCCCGGCACGCGCCGGGGGCTTTCTTCTTTCTCCCGGGCTCAGCCCCAGAAGAGGTCCTCTGCGTCCTGGTCCTCGCTGATCAGCCAGATCTCCGCGATCCGATCGCCCTCGACACGGAACACGTCGACGCCGTGCTGGTCGAGATCGGCAGCGCCTGCGCGCCGGGCGGTGAAGCGCACGGTCGTGGCGACGAGCAGACCGCTCTCCGTCGCAGACTCGGTCTCGAGCGCGAAGG
This genomic interval from Microbacterium sp. LWH11-1.2 contains the following:
- a CDS encoding GNAT family protein translates to MRHGPIELRLVRTKDARPLQHELLANRSWLQPWEATVPYGSVSFDMRLSIRRLLQQYKDGSGYPFVMEYEGEVAGQLNVWGVARGSLCSATIGYWVSERFAGRGITPTAVALATDACFTEYGLHRMEICIRPENAASLRVVQKLGFRYEGLRRRYIHIDGDWRDHYAFSLTREDVPQGVLARWLSGQVPPDAATVPPSDRIAL
- the galU gene encoding UTP--glucose-1-phosphate uridylyltransferase GalU; this encodes MGEHKIKAVIPAAGLGTRFLPATKAMPKEMLPVVDKPAIQYVVEEAADAGIDDILVIIGRNKNAISNHFDSVPELEVKLLEKGDDGRLASVMKSSDLADIHFVRQGEPKGLGHAVLRARTHVGDSSFAVLLGDDLIDERDPLLTDMIAEHERSGAAVIALMEVDPASIHMYGAAAVESIEDSENVRVTGLVEKPAQEDAPSNLAVIGRYVLPASVFEILERTEPGKGGEIQLTDALQEMAADTDGPGVVGVIFRGRRYDTGDRVDYIKAIVQLASDRDDLGPELRPWLKEFAERL
- a CDS encoding 5-formyltetrahydrofolate cyclo-ligase; its protein translation is MSNDVEHAKRALRAELRERRQLLSESQRDAAASDIGARLDALVDELGARSISCFLSTTTEPGTREFVTRAVRRGIRVLLPITRADGLLDWAVATDDDRVAEGLFGLPEPTGEVLGPIAVNDVDLMIVPAAAVDRSGMRMGWGRGYFDKTIGSMEKCPPVYAVIYDSEILDSLPREVHDQPVNGVVTPTQTLNLSPTRR
- a CDS encoding nuclear transport factor 2 family protein; translated protein: MSAIDVVGRYGAAVAAGDMAGLAAVLTEDAVWHQPGANRLSGDHVGPDAIVAHLGAFMELSGGTFALETESATESGLLVATTVRFTARRAGAADLDQHGVDVFRVEGDRIAEIWLISEDQDAEDLFWG